A genome region from Sphingomonas anseongensis includes the following:
- a CDS encoding metallophosphoesterase family protein: MSRRLFFSRPAKPAGPRGRRAYAIGDVHGCLDILDSLLAQVEADIEAHPKAKTSIIFLGDVIDRGPASAQVVERLRTYAHPRATAHFVMGNHEEVMLRVLDGDLETLSSWLRFGGAETLRSYGIEPRDLKNKPDDEIVASIRAAVPPEHREFLANFADSFTFGDYLFVHAGIRPGVELSEQAQSDLRWIRDPFLSDPTDHGFVVVHGHTITNAVDVATNRIGIDTGAYCTGVLTALAIEGPKRWLIQTSESEAQPV, from the coding sequence ATGAGCCGTCGACTCTTCTTCTCGCGTCCGGCCAAGCCGGCCGGCCCGCGCGGCCGCCGCGCCTATGCGATCGGCGACGTTCACGGCTGCCTCGACATTCTCGACAGCCTGCTCGCGCAGGTCGAAGCTGACATCGAGGCGCACCCGAAAGCGAAGACCAGCATCATCTTCCTTGGCGACGTCATCGATCGTGGGCCGGCCTCAGCGCAGGTGGTCGAACGGCTGCGAACCTACGCGCATCCTCGAGCCACCGCCCATTTCGTGATGGGAAATCACGAAGAGGTCATGCTCCGTGTGCTGGACGGCGACCTCGAGACGCTTTCCAGCTGGCTGCGCTTCGGGGGCGCCGAAACGTTGCGGAGCTACGGCATCGAGCCGCGCGATCTCAAGAACAAGCCGGATGACGAGATCGTCGCCAGCATCAGGGCTGCCGTTCCGCCCGAGCATCGGGAATTCCTGGCGAACTTCGCGGACAGCTTCACGTTCGGCGATTATCTGTTCGTCCACGCCGGCATCAGGCCGGGGGTCGAGCTATCGGAGCAGGCGCAGTCGGACCTCAGGTGGATTCGCGACCCGTTCCTTAGCGATCCGACCGATCATGGCTTTGTCGTCGTCCACGGCCACACAATAACCAACGCTGTCGACGTCGCCACCAACCGAATCGGAATCGACACGGGCGCCTATTGCACCGGCGTTTTGACCGCGCTGGCGATCGAGGGGCCGAAGCGCTGGCTGATCCAGACATCAGAAAGCGAAGCGCAGCCGGTCTGA
- the mazG gene encoding nucleoside triphosphate pyrophosphohydrolase, with amino-acid sequence MNLERLVAIMRRLRDPERGCEWDLKQSFETIAPYTIEEAYEVADAIDRGDMDALEDELGDLQLQVVFHAQMAEERGLFSLDNVIGRICDKLERRHPHIFGNASESPGWDAIKAAERKQKPDDSALAGVANTLPALDRAMKLQRRAARTGFDWPDSSGARAKVNEELQELDGETDQKRRTEELGDLLFAVVNLARHLKIDPEDALRHANRKFEKRFRAIETTPGFDTMSLDEMEALWVKAKAAQSD; translated from the coding sequence ATGAACCTTGAGCGGCTCGTGGCCATCATGCGCCGTCTTCGCGACCCGGAGCGCGGCTGCGAATGGGATCTCAAGCAAAGCTTCGAGACCATCGCCCCCTACACGATCGAGGAAGCCTATGAGGTCGCCGATGCGATCGACCGCGGCGACATGGACGCGCTCGAGGATGAGCTTGGCGACCTGCAGCTCCAGGTCGTGTTCCACGCGCAAATGGCTGAGGAACGCGGGCTGTTCAGCCTCGATAACGTCATCGGCCGCATCTGCGACAAGCTCGAGCGCAGGCACCCGCATATCTTTGGAAACGCTTCGGAAAGTCCCGGTTGGGACGCGATCAAGGCGGCCGAGCGCAAGCAGAAGCCGGACGACAGCGCGCTCGCCGGCGTGGCCAACACCCTTCCCGCTCTCGACCGGGCGATGAAGCTTCAGCGAAGGGCGGCTCGAACCGGTTTCGACTGGCCCGACAGCTCCGGAGCCCGGGCGAAGGTCAACGAGGAGCTTCAGGAGCTCGACGGCGAAACCGACCAGAAGCGCCGCACAGAGGAGCTCGGCGATCTATTGTTCGCGGTAGTAAACCTCGCACGACATCTCAAGATTGATCCGGAAGATGCTCTGCGTCATGCGAATCGTAAGTTCGAGAAAAGGTTTCGAGCGATTGAGACTACTCCGGGCTTCGACACCATGAGCCTGGATGAGATGGAAGCGCTGTGGGTGAAGGCCAAGGCCGCTCAGAGCGACTGA
- a CDS encoding sensor histidine kinase yields the protein MDVAATESEIGEQKGSWLARERESGRFYRYAAIVTAVVLAATVAFSIWLLQRPARPGSLLKAPLIAALLIANLIPAIALMVLLARRIAMQRAERGGVGSGRLHTRLVAQFSVIAAVPTVLVAIFASLLFQSGLEFWFSDRARGMLENSVQLARETYNDEVERVSANTVAMSKDLAGYLEQVPIDDPRFVEAFSKVQVYQRELSEAIIFTYGPDKQIRTLVLVNPYDRPLDRVITPDKIAALQTKETVAVNSSDRIGALTRLNYGPTTYLYAARVFDPDFQAQIDRANAVLHDYQALLARSRVNQLRFNAALLLGALLIVALAILAAMRLADRLVRPVGQLAEAAGRIEQGDFTARVPITRTEDEIQTLAHAFNQMTDRLQEQTGELRAANTQLDTRRAFIEAVLSSVTAGVVALDARNKILLSNKSAAALLKPEKETLEGTALSKLSPELAEFMHGDEREANVDVEAGAGRRTLAVKRVRYQDGAVLTFDDITDQLSDQRSAAWSDIARRVAHEIKNPLTPIQLAAERLQRRFGKEVQSDPETFDRLTGTIVRQVGDLRRMVDEFSNFARMPKPVFRSENVHDIARQALFLHEVAHPEIKFLLEPPTGDYPMICDRRQLGQALTNVVKNAVEAIESRRSRGEHHLSGDRVELRLRRDGDQLIIDVMDTGIGLPADRERLTEPYMTTRVRGTGLGLAIVKKIVEEHCGEIAFLDRQGGGTHVRIAFDVDKLADRQAEGPEPQSDNESEDGTYI from the coding sequence ATGGACGTGGCCGCGACCGAATCGGAAATCGGAGAGCAGAAGGGGAGCTGGCTGGCCCGCGAGCGCGAAAGCGGCCGATTCTACCGCTATGCTGCAATTGTCACGGCTGTGGTCCTGGCAGCCACTGTCGCGTTCAGCATCTGGCTGCTCCAGCGACCCGCGAGACCCGGATCACTGCTGAAAGCGCCACTGATCGCAGCGCTTCTGATCGCCAACCTGATTCCGGCCATCGCCCTGATGGTACTTCTGGCTCGGCGGATCGCGATGCAGCGGGCGGAGAGGGGAGGGGTCGGTTCGGGTCGGCTGCACACCCGGCTCGTCGCCCAATTCTCGGTCATCGCGGCGGTTCCGACCGTGCTCGTGGCGATCTTTGCCTCGCTTCTTTTCCAAAGCGGCCTGGAATTCTGGTTCTCCGACCGCGCTCGCGGCATGCTCGAGAATTCCGTGCAGCTCGCTCGGGAGACCTACAATGACGAGGTCGAGCGGGTGTCGGCAAACACGGTCGCGATGAGCAAGGACCTCGCCGGTTATCTGGAGCAGGTTCCGATCGATGATCCACGCTTCGTCGAGGCGTTCTCGAAGGTTCAGGTCTACCAACGGGAGCTCTCGGAGGCGATCATCTTCACCTACGGCCCCGATAAACAAATCCGAACGCTGGTGCTGGTCAATCCCTACGACCGCCCGCTGGACCGAGTGATCACGCCCGACAAGATTGCGGCCCTTCAGACGAAAGAGACTGTCGCGGTGAATTCGTCAGACAGGATCGGCGCGCTCACCCGACTCAATTATGGACCGACCACCTACTTGTACGCTGCACGCGTCTTCGATCCCGATTTCCAGGCGCAAATCGACAGGGCTAACGCCGTTCTCCATGACTACCAGGCGCTTCTTGCCCGATCGCGCGTGAACCAGCTGCGGTTCAATGCCGCGCTCCTCCTTGGCGCCTTGCTCATCGTCGCGCTCGCTATCCTGGCGGCGATGCGTCTCGCCGACCGGCTGGTTCGTCCGGTCGGCCAGCTCGCCGAGGCCGCCGGCCGGATCGAGCAGGGCGACTTCACGGCGCGAGTCCCGATCACTCGAACCGAGGACGAAATCCAGACGCTTGCCCATGCGTTCAACCAGATGACCGACCGGCTTCAGGAACAGACGGGAGAGCTCCGCGCCGCGAACACGCAGCTCGATACCCGCCGCGCCTTCATCGAGGCGGTGCTGTCCAGCGTCACTGCCGGCGTCGTCGCGCTGGATGCGCGGAATAAGATTCTGCTCAGCAACAAGTCGGCCGCCGCGCTTCTCAAGCCCGAGAAGGAAACCCTCGAGGGCACCGCCCTTTCGAAGCTGTCGCCCGAGCTGGCAGAATTCATGCACGGCGATGAACGCGAGGCGAACGTCGACGTCGAGGCAGGGGCGGGGCGCCGCACCCTCGCCGTGAAGCGGGTTCGCTACCAGGACGGCGCCGTGCTGACCTTTGACGACATCACCGACCAATTGTCCGACCAGCGGAGCGCGGCTTGGTCAGACATCGCCCGTCGCGTCGCGCACGAAATCAAGAATCCGCTGACCCCGATCCAGCTCGCAGCCGAGCGACTCCAAAGGCGCTTCGGCAAAGAGGTTCAATCGGATCCGGAGACATTCGACAGGCTGACGGGCACGATCGTCCGGCAGGTGGGCGACCTTCGGAGAATGGTCGACGAATTCTCCAACTTCGCGCGGATGCCGAAGCCGGTGTTCCGCAGCGAGAACGTCCACGACATCGCCAGGCAGGCGCTGTTCCTGCACGAGGTTGCGCATCCCGAAATCAAGTTCCTGCTTGAGCCGCCGACGGGCGACTACCCGATGATCTGCGACCGCCGCCAGCTTGGTCAGGCGCTGACGAACGTCGTGAAGAATGCCGTTGAAGCCATTGAATCGAGGCGTAGCCGGGGCGAGCATCATCTCAGCGGCGACCGCGTCGAGCTGCGCCTTCGCCGCGACGGCGACCAGCTGATCATCGACGTGATGGATACGGGAATCGGCCTTCCGGCCGACCGGGAGCGGCTTACCGAGCCCTATATGACGACGCGCGTCCGCGGGACCGGGCTTGGCCTCGCGATCGTCAAGAAGATCGTCGAGGAGCATTGCGGCGAGATCGCTTTCCTCGACCGCCAGGGTGGCGGAACGCATGTGCGGATCGCATTCGACGTGGACAAGTTGGCGGACCGGCAGGCGGAAGGCCCGGAGCCTCAATCGGATAATGAAAGTGAAGATGGAACATATATTTAG
- the hfq gene encoding RNA chaperone Hfq, which yields MAAKPVSLQDQFLNTARRSKAPLTLFLLKGVKLQGVITWFDSFSLLLRREGQNQLVYKHSISTIMPAAGLDLGELSAPEGSRHPALQDAFLTAAARERKRMTVFLVNGVMLEGLVTVHDQFSLLLERGGQVQLVYKHAISTMQPDEPLSLGGMDAGEEDEE from the coding sequence ATGGCAGCCAAGCCCGTAAGCCTGCAGGATCAGTTCCTTAACACCGCGCGCAGGTCGAAAGCCCCGCTGACCCTATTCCTGTTGAAGGGCGTCAAGCTCCAGGGCGTCATAACCTGGTTCGACTCCTTCTCGCTGCTCCTCAGACGCGAGGGGCAGAACCAGCTCGTCTACAAGCATTCCATCTCGACCATCATGCCGGCGGCCGGGCTTGACCTTGGCGAGCTGAGCGCGCCCGAAGGGAGCCGTCATCCCGCGTTGCAGGATGCCTTCCTGACCGCTGCTGCGCGCGAACGGAAGCGGATGACGGTCTTCCTGGTCAACGGCGTCATGTTGGAAGGGCTGGTGACAGTCCATGATCAGTTCTCGCTACTTCTGGAGCGGGGAGGGCAGGTGCAACTGGTCTACAAGCACGCAATTTCCACGATGCAGCCGGACGAGCCGCTTTCGCTTGGCGGAATGGACGCTGGCGAAGAGGACGAGGAATGA
- a CDS encoding tetratricopeptide repeat protein, which produces MGKQGQRKESLAGAAATLVVGALLAIEVVRLSVASNIAETNPRLASQLAPNSPFALLSNAMGGVGRSAATGGNPDQQTLDSLKATAGLSPLQPEPFLVQGALAERAGDMARAEVLLTEARFRNPRSNAARYLLADVWLRQGKVVQGLTEMAVLSRLFPEASVQLVPALSAYAQSPGAPDRLARILKTNPQLKRPLLNALASDRANAGLVLDLAGSDVRSTDKEANRWKEKLLRAFVSAGAYQQAYDLWRAFAGLPKGAAPLLYNGDFNKTGAPPPFNWTYISGPAGFAEPDKDRLRVLYYGRQDAPLASQLLLLAPGSYRFAVAVSGSPAAGALVWTVTCVGAKSPLMQLDVASGTSAPFTIPTGCPAQTLALGGHLQEVPKDTDIQMGSARIQRVGA; this is translated from the coding sequence ATGGGTAAGCAGGGCCAGCGAAAGGAAAGCCTGGCAGGGGCGGCGGCAACGCTTGTCGTCGGGGCGCTTCTCGCAATCGAGGTGGTGCGTCTGTCGGTCGCATCGAACATCGCCGAAACCAACCCCAGGCTTGCATCGCAGCTTGCGCCGAATAGCCCGTTCGCGCTGCTTTCGAACGCGATGGGGGGAGTGGGACGATCCGCCGCTACGGGAGGGAACCCCGACCAGCAGACGCTGGATTCGCTCAAGGCCACTGCGGGCTTGTCGCCTTTGCAGCCAGAACCGTTCCTGGTCCAGGGCGCTCTGGCAGAGAGGGCGGGCGACATGGCTCGAGCTGAGGTTCTCCTGACCGAAGCGCGCTTTCGCAACCCGCGCTCGAACGCAGCCCGCTATCTGCTCGCGGACGTGTGGCTGAGGCAGGGCAAGGTCGTCCAAGGTCTTACTGAAATGGCGGTCCTTTCGCGCCTTTTTCCGGAGGCGTCCGTTCAGCTGGTGCCCGCGCTGTCGGCTTATGCGCAGTCGCCGGGCGCTCCGGATAGGCTCGCTCGGATCCTTAAGACGAACCCGCAGCTCAAGCGGCCATTGCTGAACGCGCTCGCTTCGGATCGTGCCAACGCAGGGCTGGTGCTGGACCTCGCCGGATCCGACGTCCGGTCGACGGACAAGGAGGCCAACCGGTGGAAGGAGAAGCTGCTCAGGGCTTTCGTGTCAGCCGGGGCCTACCAGCAAGCCTATGACCTGTGGCGTGCCTTTGCCGGCTTGCCGAAAGGCGCGGCCCCGCTTCTGTACAACGGCGACTTCAACAAAACCGGCGCTCCCCCTCCGTTCAACTGGACCTACATTTCGGGCCCGGCGGGCTTCGCCGAACCTGACAAGGACCGGCTGCGCGTGCTTTATTATGGCCGGCAGGACGCGCCGCTGGCTTCGCAACTGCTGCTACTCGCGCCGGGGAGCTATCGGTTCGCTGTTGCAGTCAGCGGAAGCCCGGCCGCCGGCGCTCTCGTCTGGACCGTGACCTGCGTGGGAGCGAAGTCGCCGCTGATGCAGCTCGACGTGGCCAGCGGGACTTCGGCGCCCTTCACGATTCCCACTGGCTGCCCTGCGCAGACGCTCGCTCTTGGCGGCCATCTGCAGGAGGTTCCCAAGGACACCGACATCCAGATGGGATCCGCGCGGATCCAGAGGGTGGGGGCATGA
- the hflX gene encoding GTPase HflX: MTVRIADGAGALDVARGERAFVIGIERTGPGNGRSSEAKLDEAVGLAQAIGIDVVAQRTVRLRAPKPATLIGKGQIDEIAEEAKEREAGLLIVDAPLTPVQQKSLEEQVGTKVIDRTSLILEIFGERAATSEGRLQVELAHLDYQAGRLVRSWTHLERQRGGFGFLGGPGETQIEADRRLIRDRMARIRRELEQVKRTRSLHRGRRQRAPWPVIALVGYTNAGKSTLFNRMTGGDVLAENMLFATLDPTMRDVKLPGFDKAILSDTVGFVSDLPTQLIAAFRATLEEVASADLLVHVRDMAHPDREAQREDVDEVLAQLGVGPEDEGAPPRIEAWNKVDLLAPQDREALQAEAARREDVVPISALTGFGLDVLSQRISNQLQSGNVVHSIQLPASDGEKLAWLHARGDVIGQDMRDGDLHLQVRLSPENWARFQSL, translated from the coding sequence ATGACGGTCAGAATCGCCGACGGCGCCGGCGCTCTGGACGTCGCTCGAGGCGAACGGGCATTCGTGATCGGAATAGAGCGAACCGGGCCGGGCAACGGCCGCTCTTCGGAGGCGAAGCTCGACGAGGCGGTAGGGCTCGCGCAGGCGATCGGAATTGACGTCGTGGCGCAGCGCACCGTCAGGCTTCGCGCGCCCAAACCCGCGACCCTGATCGGCAAAGGCCAGATCGATGAGATCGCCGAGGAAGCCAAGGAGCGCGAAGCGGGCCTCCTCATCGTCGACGCGCCGCTCACCCCCGTGCAGCAGAAATCGCTCGAGGAGCAGGTCGGGACGAAGGTGATCGACCGCACCAGCCTCATCCTCGAGATTTTCGGGGAAAGGGCGGCGACTTCGGAAGGGCGGCTCCAGGTCGAGCTCGCCCACCTCGATTATCAGGCGGGCCGCCTGGTCAGGAGCTGGACCCACCTAGAGCGGCAGCGCGGCGGCTTCGGCTTCCTCGGCGGCCCTGGCGAAACACAGATCGAGGCGGACAGGCGGCTTATCCGCGACCGGATGGCTCGGATCCGGCGGGAGCTGGAGCAGGTAAAGCGCACCCGGTCGCTTCACCGAGGGCGGCGCCAGCGTGCGCCGTGGCCGGTGATTGCGCTGGTCGGCTACACGAATGCCGGGAAATCCACGCTTTTCAATCGCATGACCGGTGGTGACGTTCTCGCCGAGAACATGCTGTTTGCGACGCTGGATCCCACCATGCGTGACGTCAAGCTGCCAGGATTCGACAAGGCGATCCTGTCGGACACGGTGGGCTTCGTGTCCGACCTTCCGACGCAGCTCATCGCCGCATTCCGGGCGACTTTGGAGGAGGTGGCGTCGGCCGACCTGCTCGTCCACGTCCGCGACATGGCGCACCCCGACCGGGAAGCGCAGCGCGAGGACGTGGACGAGGTGCTTGCACAATTAGGTGTCGGACCGGAAGACGAGGGCGCCCCGCCGCGGATTGAAGCCTGGAACAAGGTCGACCTTCTGGCTCCGCAAGACAGGGAGGCGCTTCAGGCGGAAGCCGCTCGCCGGGAGGACGTGGTGCCGATCTCGGCACTGACCGGCTTCGGCCTCGATGTGCTCAGCCAGCGGATCTCGAACCAGCTTCAAAGCGGCAATGTCGTCCACTCGATCCAGCTGCCCGCAAGCGACGGCGAGAAACTTGCCTGGCTCCATGCGCGCGGTGACGTCATCGGCCAGGACATGCGCGACGGGGATCTGCACCTTCAGGTTCGCCTTTCGCCGGAAAATTGGGCGCGGTTTCAGTCGCTCTGA
- a CDS encoding O-antigen ligase family protein, which produces MSNRTLSLILGGYVLLCIVVGGSAQGRWANLALQLLGIALLGLAALNEAEREPPDRSQMLIAGLLIAGLAFVLVQLVPLPASLWTSLPGREALQEGFRTLGYPAPAMPISEAPYTSLLTLFSAIPAIATFVVVMRLRPDPRWVALAVVAATILAILFGAIQVSSGANSWAYLYKINSAGAVGFFANRNHMATLLLVAIPMAAALLASAKSDRRSAAGRYATAGALVVTLMVGIGLNQSFAAYGLALPVLFASFALLPATAGWRRIALPVAAVAMFGGIVLLATKPIGTTAIQASATGSVTSRAEIWNTTGKAIAETFPAGTGLGTFQQVYSHYEDPSLVTNQYVNHAHNDYLELVLELGVAGMALIILFLAWWVVAAARIWTSPLSTPYSRAATIVTATILAHSVVDFPLRTAAISAIFAVSVAIMAQHLASPPAPRKGESRPTRHVKLG; this is translated from the coding sequence ATGAGCAACCGGACGCTCTCGCTGATCCTCGGCGGCTACGTGCTGCTCTGCATCGTCGTGGGCGGAAGCGCGCAGGGGAGATGGGCGAACCTGGCGCTTCAGCTCCTGGGGATCGCACTACTTGGTCTCGCCGCTCTCAATGAAGCTGAGCGGGAGCCGCCGGACCGGTCTCAGATGCTCATCGCGGGACTTCTCATTGCCGGGCTTGCCTTTGTCCTCGTGCAGCTGGTCCCGCTGCCGGCATCCCTGTGGACGTCGCTTCCCGGCAGGGAAGCTCTGCAAGAAGGCTTCCGCACGCTCGGCTATCCGGCGCCAGCCATGCCGATATCCGAGGCACCTTATACTTCTCTTCTCACGCTGTTTTCAGCCATCCCGGCGATTGCGACCTTCGTAGTGGTGATGAGGCTGAGACCGGATCCGCGCTGGGTGGCTCTGGCCGTCGTCGCTGCAACGATCCTGGCAATCCTGTTCGGCGCAATTCAGGTTTCGAGCGGCGCGAACAGCTGGGCCTATCTCTATAAGATCAACAGCGCCGGAGCCGTCGGCTTCTTCGCCAATCGCAACCACATGGCGACGCTGCTGCTGGTCGCGATCCCGATGGCCGCCGCGCTTCTGGCCTCGGCAAAGTCGGACCGCCGGTCGGCCGCGGGGCGCTATGCGACCGCCGGCGCGCTCGTGGTCACCCTGATGGTCGGAATCGGCCTCAACCAGTCCTTCGCCGCCTACGGCCTGGCGCTACCCGTCCTGTTCGCCAGTTTCGCACTTCTTCCGGCCACCGCCGGTTGGCGGCGGATCGCCTTGCCGGTCGCCGCGGTGGCGATGTTCGGCGGAATCGTCTTGCTGGCGACCAAGCCGATCGGAACCACGGCAATTCAGGCGAGCGCAACGGGATCGGTGACGTCGAGGGCGGAGATCTGGAACACGACCGGCAAGGCTATCGCCGAAACCTTCCCGGCGGGCACCGGCCTGGGGACGTTCCAACAGGTCTATTCGCACTACGAAGATCCCTCGCTGGTCACGAACCAATATGTGAACCACGCCCACAACGACTATCTGGAGCTGGTGCTGGAGCTCGGCGTAGCAGGCATGGCCCTGATCATCCTGTTCCTCGCCTGGTGGGTGGTTGCAGCCGCGCGAATCTGGACGTCGCCGCTAAGCACACCTTATTCGCGCGCGGCGACCATCGTGACGGCGACGATCCTCGCGCATAGCGTCGTGGACTTTCCGCTCCGCACGGCGGCGATCTCCGCGATCTTCGCCGTTTCCGTTGCCATCATGGCCCAGCATCTGGCGAGCCCTCCCGCGCCCCGCAAAGGCGAGTCTCGGCCGACCCGGCACGTCAAGCTCGGCTGA
- a CDS encoding sigma-54-dependent transcriptional regulator, which yields MALEVLVVDDEEDIRDLVSGVLQDEGYAVRAAADSSAALDAIKDRRPSLVLLDVWLQGSRLDGLQLLQQIKHNDPSLPVLMISGHGNLDTAVAAVREGAVDFIEKPFEAGHLLHLVSRATETDRLRRENESLRQHVVHDEVLSGNSVAINTVRATLKRVAPTGSRVLITGPAGVGKEVAARTIHAWSTRANGPFVVVSAAMMTPERVEEELFGLDNEDVSRPGLLEQAHGGTLFLDEIADMPLTTQGKILRVLTDQSYQRVGGQRPVKVDVRVLSATSRDLAQEIAQGRFREDLFYRLNVVPVRLPPLRERREDIPELANHFVARFAAERRIVTPALSDEAIAALQAHEWPGNVRQLRNIIERTVILAPCEQVERLEVDMLPSEILENQGSTGLSSQAMTIMGSPLREARESFEREYLRIQIRRFSGNISRTASFIGMERSALHRKLKALGIGDKRDEE from the coding sequence ATGGCGCTTGAAGTGCTTGTGGTCGACGACGAGGAAGACATCCGCGACCTGGTCAGCGGTGTCCTCCAGGACGAAGGCTATGCCGTTCGCGCCGCCGCCGACAGCAGCGCTGCGCTTGATGCGATCAAGGACCGCAGACCATCGCTGGTTCTCCTCGACGTATGGCTTCAGGGCTCAAGGCTCGACGGCCTGCAACTGCTCCAACAGATCAAGCACAACGACCCGAGCCTTCCGGTGCTGATGATTTCCGGCCACGGCAACCTCGACACGGCCGTTGCCGCGGTTCGCGAAGGGGCGGTCGACTTTATCGAAAAGCCGTTCGAGGCCGGGCACCTGCTGCACCTGGTTTCGCGGGCCACAGAGACCGACCGGCTGAGGCGCGAAAACGAGAGCCTTCGCCAGCATGTCGTCCACGATGAGGTGCTGAGCGGCAATTCGGTTGCGATCAACACGGTTCGAGCAACATTGAAGCGGGTCGCCCCGACCGGAAGCCGGGTGCTGATCACCGGTCCCGCCGGGGTGGGCAAGGAAGTCGCGGCTCGAACGATCCATGCCTGGAGCACTCGCGCCAACGGCCCGTTCGTCGTCGTGTCGGCGGCGATGATGACGCCGGAACGGGTCGAGGAGGAGCTGTTCGGCCTCGACAATGAGGACGTGAGCCGGCCGGGCCTCCTGGAGCAAGCGCACGGCGGAACCCTGTTTCTCGACGAAATCGCCGACATGCCGCTAACTACCCAGGGCAAGATCCTCCGGGTTTTGACCGACCAGAGCTACCAGCGAGTCGGCGGCCAGCGGCCGGTGAAGGTCGACGTCCGCGTTCTGTCAGCGACTTCCCGCGACCTCGCGCAGGAAATCGCGCAGGGGAGGTTCCGCGAGGACCTGTTCTATCGGCTGAACGTGGTTCCAGTCCGGCTTCCTCCGCTCCGCGAGCGGCGCGAGGACATACCCGAGCTCGCCAATCACTTCGTCGCCAGGTTCGCCGCCGAACGACGGATCGTAACTCCTGCGCTGTCGGATGAGGCTATCGCTGCGCTCCAGGCGCACGAATGGCCCGGAAACGTCCGGCAACTTCGCAACATCATCGAGCGGACCGTCATCCTCGCTCCGTGCGAGCAGGTCGAGCGGCTGGAAGTCGACATGCTCCCGTCGGAAATCCTCGAAAACCAGGGCTCGACCGGGCTTTCGAGCCAGGCGATGACGATCATGGGCAGCCCGCTCCGCGAAGCTCGCGAATCCTTCGAGCGCGAATATCTGCGGATCCAGATCCGCCGGTTTTCCGGCAACATCTCGAGGACAGCGTCGTTCATCGGGATGGAGCGGTCAGCGCTCCACCGGAAGCTCAAAGCGCTGGGGATCGGCGACAAGCGGGACGAGGAGTGA
- the recO gene encoding DNA repair protein RecO, producing MQIDTEAIVCGVRGHGEHGTIVRMLSPDHGMVAAYVRGGRGRRVRPILIPGNTVSAQLRWRTENQLPQATVELVQSRAPILSEPLPSAGIDWVTSLVTAALPERQPYPRLYQAMGGLLDAIEAAPSAIGWSSALVRFEQLLVAEVGYARPETDFIEGQSPAGWSEILAALNRSSRQLFGELLTGRVEALQDSRSRLLDRLARAAR from the coding sequence GTGCAGATCGACACTGAAGCGATCGTGTGCGGGGTCAGGGGCCACGGCGAGCACGGGACGATCGTCCGGATGCTCAGCCCCGACCATGGGATGGTTGCGGCCTATGTTCGCGGCGGGCGCGGGCGGCGAGTGCGGCCAATCCTTATTCCCGGAAACACAGTGTCCGCGCAGCTCCGCTGGAGAACCGAAAACCAGCTTCCGCAGGCGACGGTCGAGTTGGTCCAAAGCCGGGCGCCTATCCTCAGCGAGCCGCTTCCTTCGGCGGGGATCGATTGGGTAACGTCGCTCGTCACGGCCGCGCTCCCGGAGAGACAGCCCTATCCGCGGCTCTACCAGGCGATGGGCGGCCTGCTAGACGCGATCGAAGCCGCTCCGTCGGCGATCGGCTGGAGTTCGGCGCTGGTGCGGTTCGAGCAATTGCTGGTCGCCGAGGTCGGCTATGCGCGGCCCGAAACTGACTTCATCGAAGGCCAATCGCCGGCGGGATGGAGTGAGATACTTGCTGCCCTCAACCGGTCGTCGCGGCAGCTGTTCGGCGAGCTGTTGACCGGCAGGGTGGAGGCTCTCCAGGATAGCCGGTCGAGGCTGCTCGACCGCCTTGCGCGGGCCGCGCGCTAG
- the apaG gene encoding Co2+/Mg2+ efflux protein ApaG — MASSSDALAVLFPNVAVTRDIKVRVAVSYLAEQSNPQLDRWFWSYHIRIENCSDLSVQLLSRSWSIVDGRGAIHEVHGEGVVGETPLIAPGGSFDYVSGCPLDTAGGSMSGTYRMVDEDGSIFDVDIPRFALVAPSA, encoded by the coding sequence ATGGCTTCATCCTCCGACGCGCTTGCGGTGCTGTTCCCCAATGTCGCCGTGACTCGCGATATCAAGGTGAGGGTGGCCGTCAGTTACCTGGCAGAACAGTCCAACCCGCAGCTCGACCGCTGGTTCTGGTCCTATCACATACGAATCGAGAATTGCTCCGACCTATCGGTGCAGCTGCTTTCGCGAAGCTGGAGCATTGTCGACGGGCGCGGCGCCATTCATGAGGTCCATGGCGAAGGCGTGGTCGGAGAAACTCCGCTGATCGCTCCTGGCGGGAGTTTCGATTATGTTTCGGGCTGCCCGCTCGACACGGCGGGCGGATCGATGAGCGGGACTTACCGGATGGTGGACGAGGACGGATCGATCTTCGACGTCGACATCCCGCGTTTCGCGCTCGTCGCTCCAAGCGCATAA